TGGACGCCGTAGGACCGTACGAGACCCTCGGTCGTCTCCCCGACTCCGAGGTCGTCTTCGTCGCCGAGGAGACAGGCCCCGTCCGCACCGACAGCGGGCACCTCGCGCTGATCGCCGACAGGACCCTGGCCGAGGTGCCCAACCCCGATGTGGTGGTCGTCCCGGGCGGCCCGGGGCAGACCCCGCAGATGACGAACGAGGCCCTCCTCGACTGGATCCGTGTCGCCGACACCACCAGCACCTGGACGACGTCCGTGTGCACCGGCTCCCTGCTGCTCGCGGCCGCCGGCCGCCTCGAAGGGCGTCGTGCGACCTCGCACTGGCTGGCGCTCGACGAACTGAGGAGGTTCGGGGTGGAGGCGACGGGGGAACGGGTCGTGACGGACGGCAAGTACGTCACCGCGGCCGGGGTCTCCTCCGGCATCGACATGGGGCTCGCCCTGCTCGGCCGGATCTCCGGCGACTTCGTGGCCCAGGCCGTACAACTGGGCATCGAGTACGACCCGCAACCGCCCTACGACGCCGGAGCCCCGCAGAAGGCGCCCGCGGACGTCGTCGAGCTGATCCGGTCGAGGAGCCGGTTCATCCTGGGCCAGGAACCGACCACGTGAACTGCGGCTGACGGCGTTCCAGGAACGCGGCGACCCCCTCCGCGGTGTCGCCGCTGTCCCGCGCCTGCCCGGCCCAATGGGCGTCCCGGTCCGTGCGGCCGTTCGCGAACTCCTTCGCGGCGGCCTGCGTCAGCCGCGAGCGGGACGCCAGGATCCGGGTGAACTCGCCGACCCGTTTGGCGAGTTCACCCTCGGGCAGCACCTCGTCGACCAGGCCCGTGCGCCGCGCACGCTCCGCGTCGATCAACTCGCCGGAGAACAGCAGGTACTTGGCGGCGGCCGGGCCGACCAGCGACACCAACCGCCGGGTGGAGGACGCCGGATACACGATCCCGAGCTTCGCCGGGGTCACCCCGAACAGCGAGCCCTGCTCGGCGAACCGCAGATCGCAGGCCGCCGCGAGCTGCGACCCGCCGCCCACACAGTGCCCGCGGATCGCCGCCAGCGTCGGCTTCGGGAACGCGGCCAGGGCCTCCTCGGCGCGCACCGCAAGCCCCTGCGCCTCCTCGGGCGACCGGCGCAGCGTGGAGATGTCGGCACCCGCGCAGAAGGTCCCGCCCTCCCCGGTCAGCACAAGAGCCCGTACGCCCGGATCGGCGGCCAGCGTGTCCAGCAGCGGCGGCAACGCCCGCCACATCGCGGCCGTCATGGCGTTGCGCTTGGCCGGATGGTGGACCACGACGGTAGCGACCGAGTCGGTGATGGTGTGCAGCAGCTGCGGCTCCGAGAGCTCCATGCGTCGGATGCTAGTCGTACGCCTCGACCGTTCGATCAAGAAGGGGCCGCAGCGCGAGGCCCCGCATGGCAGTGAACAAGGCGGAGACCCCGAGACAGCCAGACTGAGCCGCGGTTTCGGCCGGCTCGCGGCCGGCGTCGTCGTCATCGGGCGGCCGGAGGCGGCGGCCGCGGCCGCGGCCCTGACCATGTTCGCCGCGCTGCCTTCGGTCTGCGGCTCGGCATCCTGTCACCGAGCAGCATCAGGCCGCCGCCAAACCGCCACACCCCGAAAAGTTCTGCGCGGAATCGGTCAGGGGCACTCGATATCCGCTGACTTCTGTTCAGATATCCGGGGTGGAGTGACGCGCTGCCAACACTCGACATGTGGTGACAATCGAGCGCAAGGGTGGCGACCGAAGAATGGACGACCATGGGCGCGGGTCCGGCCCTCGCCCACCGGACGGCGGAGAAGACCCCCTCGACCCGGGCACACCGGATCCGCTGCCGTACGAGGGTGTGTGGCGGTTCACCGCACCCGCTGTCGACGCATCGGTCCCGCAGGCGCGACACGCCGTGCGGGACCTGCTGTACCGCCAGGGAGTGCCCGTCTCGGACGACCTCGTCCAAGGCCTCCTGCTGATCGTGTCCGAGCTCGTCACGAACGCCGTCCGGCACGCGGCCCTGCTCTCGCCGATGCTCGCCGTGGAGGTGGCCGTGGGCGCGGAGTGGGTGCGGGTGTCCGTGGAGGACAACCACCCCTACCGGCCGACCGCTCTGGAGGCCGCCCACAGCGAGACCGGGGGCCGGGGGCTGCTGCTGGTCCGTGAGGTCACCCGGGAGGCGGGCGGGGTCTGCGACGTCGAGCACACGTCCAGCGGCGGCAAGGTGATCTGGGCCGCCCTGCCGCTCAAGTCCGTGCGCGTGTCCT
This portion of the Streptomyces canus genome encodes:
- a CDS encoding DJ-1/PfpI family protein, yielding MQIAIVLYDRFTALDAVGPYETLGRLPDSEVVFVAEETGPVRTDSGHLALIADRTLAEVPNPDVVVVPGGPGQTPQMTNEALLDWIRVADTTSTWTTSVCTGSLLLAAAGRLEGRRATSHWLALDELRRFGVEATGERVVTDGKYVTAAGVSSGIDMGLALLGRISGDFVAQAVQLGIEYDPQPPYDAGAPQKAPADVVELIRSRSRFILGQEPTT
- a CDS encoding enoyl-CoA hydratase/isomerase family protein; this translates as MELSEPQLLHTITDSVATVVVHHPAKRNAMTAAMWRALPPLLDTLAADPGVRALVLTGEGGTFCAGADISTLRRSPEEAQGLAVRAEEALAAFPKPTLAAIRGHCVGGGSQLAAACDLRFAEQGSLFGVTPAKLGIVYPASSTRRLVSLVGPAAAKYLLFSGELIDAERARRTGLVDEVLPEGELAKRVGEFTRILASRSRLTQAAAKEFANGRTDRDAHWAGQARDSGDTAEGVAAFLERRQPQFTWSVPGPG
- a CDS encoding ATP-binding protein gives rise to the protein MDDHGRGSGPRPPDGGEDPLDPGTPDPLPYEGVWRFTAPAVDASVPQARHAVRDLLYRQGVPVSDDLVQGLLLIVSELVTNAVRHAALLSPMLAVEVAVGAEWVRVSVEDNHPYRPTALEAAHSETGGRGLLLVREVTREAGGVCDVEHTSSGGKVIWAALPLKSVRVS